The following are encoded together in the Labrys wisconsinensis genome:
- a CDS encoding SelT/SelW/SelH family protein: MTQPASKPRIAITYCTQCQWLLRSAWMAQELLSTFGPDLGEVALIPATGGAFQIDYDGQTIWERKRDGGFPDSRALKQLVRDRLDPGRDLGHVDRSRGTGEG, translated from the coding sequence ATGACCCAGCCCGCCAGCAAGCCCCGCATCGCCATCACCTATTGCACCCAGTGCCAATGGCTGCTGCGCTCGGCCTGGATGGCGCAGGAGCTGCTCTCGACCTTCGGCCCCGATCTCGGCGAGGTGGCGCTGATCCCGGCGACCGGCGGCGCCTTTCAGATCGACTATGACGGCCAGACCATCTGGGAGCGCAAGCGCGACGGCGGCTTCCCCGATTCCCGCGCGCTGAAGCAGCTCGTGCGCGACCGCCTCGACCCCGGGCGGGACCTCGGCCATGTCGACCGGTCGCGGGGAACGGGGGAGGGATGA
- a CDS encoding BufA1 family periplasmic bufferin-type metallophore yields the protein MSAKSTASCLLLAGALTTALATLAAAAPLTKAEADAALSAGKQKCFGVALKGQNDCAAGPGTTCQGTSTVDFQGNSWKFVQGGTCESIVLPNGKHGSLTAL from the coding sequence ATGTCCGCCAAGTCCACCGCGAGCTGCCTCCTGCTGGCCGGCGCCCTGACCACCGCGCTCGCCACGCTTGCCGCCGCTGCCCCCCTGACCAAGGCCGAAGCCGACGCGGCACTCTCCGCCGGCAAGCAGAAGTGCTTCGGCGTGGCCCTGAAGGGCCAGAACGACTGCGCCGCCGGCCCCGGCACCACCTGCCAGGGCACGTCGACCGTCGATTTCCAGGGCAATTCCTGGAAGTTCGTCCAGGGCGGCACGTGCGAGTCGATCGTCTTGCCGAACGGCAAGCACGGCTCGCTGACGGCGCTCTGA
- a CDS encoding DoxX family protein — translation MMMTANGGTVAGRTAEVLERAIGIIRGIAQPSLVQLVLRVALAVPFWKSGTLKWAGFLQLNDTAIYLFSDEFQLHLPGGPYPFPAPAVMAFLSGSAEIVFPVLLVLGLATRFAALGLLVMTAIVELTVPEGWPIHLTWAAMALGIMAWGPGRVSLDAAIARIGRALAGR, via the coding sequence ATGATGATGACCGCGAACGGGGGAACCGTCGCCGGGCGGACCGCCGAAGTCCTGGAACGGGCGATCGGGATCATCCGCGGGATCGCCCAGCCATCCCTCGTGCAGCTCGTCCTGCGCGTCGCGCTGGCCGTTCCGTTCTGGAAATCGGGAACCCTCAAATGGGCCGGCTTCCTGCAGCTGAACGATACGGCGATCTATCTCTTCAGCGACGAGTTCCAGCTGCACCTGCCCGGCGGGCCCTATCCGTTCCCGGCGCCGGCCGTCATGGCCTTCCTGTCGGGGTCGGCGGAGATCGTCTTTCCCGTGCTGCTGGTCCTCGGCCTCGCCACCCGCTTCGCCGCCCTCGGGCTGCTGGTCATGACCGCCATCGTCGAGCTGACCGTGCCGGAGGGCTGGCCGATCCATCTCACCTGGGCCGCGATGGCGCTCGGCATCATGGCCTGGGGGCCGGGGCGCGTGTCCCTCGATGCCGCGATCGCCAGGATCGGACGCGCTCTCGCCGGACGCTGA
- a CDS encoding HvfC/BufC N-terminal domain-containing protein — MLPDHAGRGHAAYAAEFSSALADPARGTPSLVAGPNGKAAVRRYNVYRNNVTVSLVDALAAIYPAVRRITGETFFRAMARFHVRETPPSSPLLFEYGRAFPAFIERYEHAQAMPWLADTARVERAWLDAYHAADAEPLSPGALAGVPPERLADLAFTPHPATRIVRSRYAAATIFAANRTMDPVGRIEAAEAEDALVTRPDADVVVRRLPLGGAAFLTRLAEGEPLGAAVAAVQALHAGFDLPLNLAGMIEAGALTAIRIGEPS, encoded by the coding sequence ATGCTGCCTGATCATGCCGGGCGCGGTCACGCGGCCTATGCGGCGGAATTCTCGTCGGCCCTGGCCGATCCCGCCCGGGGAACGCCCTCGCTCGTCGCCGGTCCGAACGGCAAGGCGGCGGTCAGGCGCTACAACGTCTACCGCAACAACGTCACGGTCAGCCTCGTCGATGCCCTGGCGGCCATCTATCCCGCCGTGCGGCGCATCACCGGCGAAACGTTCTTCCGCGCGATGGCGCGCTTCCATGTGCGCGAGACCCCGCCGAGCTCCCCGCTCCTGTTCGAGTATGGCCGCGCCTTCCCCGCCTTCATCGAGCGATACGAGCACGCGCAGGCCATGCCCTGGCTGGCCGATACGGCCCGCGTCGAGCGGGCATGGCTCGACGCCTATCATGCGGCGGACGCCGAGCCGCTTTCGCCAGGCGCGCTCGCCGGCGTGCCGCCGGAGCGGCTGGCCGATCTGGCCTTCACGCCGCATCCGGCAACGCGGATCGTCCGGTCGCGCTACGCCGCCGCGACCATCTTCGCGGCCAACCGCACCATGGACCCCGTCGGCCGGATCGAGGCCGCCGAGGCCGAGGATGCGCTGGTCACCAGACCGGACGCCGACGTCGTCGTGCGCCGGCTGCCCCTCGGGGGCGCCGCCTTCCTGACCCGGCTCGCCGAGGGCGAGCCGCTCGGCGCGGCGGTCGCAGCCGTCCAGGCGCTGCATGCCGGCTTCGACCTGCCGCTCAACCTGGCCGGCATGATCGAGGCCGGAGCCTTGACCGCGATCCGCATTGGAGAACCGTCATGA
- the hemB gene encoding porphobilinogen synthase, whose translation MVSRITPFERPDAKARPAESPRLSLTERPRRNRKSDWARRLVRENTLTVDDLIWPIFLTEGTDCVPIAAMPGVERLTVDRAVAEAERAAALDIPVIALFPYTDPALRDPTGSEALNAQNLVARACRAIKAAVPAIGILTDVALDPYTSHGHDGVLEDGVILNDETVALLVRQALTHAAAGADIVAPSDMMDGRVGAIREALDAAGFADVQIMAYTAKYASAFYGPFREAIGTAVTLQGDKRTYQMDYANSDEAVREAELDLAEGADMIMVKPGLPYLDVVARLKATFGRPTFAYQVSGEYSMIMAAAQNGWIDGDKAMIESLYAFKRAGADGILTYFAPRVAEKLKKG comes from the coding sequence ATGGTCTCGCGCATCACTCCCTTCGAGCGTCCCGACGCGAAAGCACGGCCGGCCGAGTCCCCTCGCCTCTCCCTCACCGAGCGGCCCCGGCGCAACCGCAAGAGCGACTGGGCCCGCCGTCTGGTGCGCGAGAACACCCTCACCGTCGACGACCTGATCTGGCCGATCTTCCTGACCGAGGGCACGGATTGCGTGCCGATCGCGGCGATGCCCGGGGTCGAGCGGCTGACCGTCGATCGGGCCGTGGCGGAGGCCGAGCGGGCGGCCGCGCTCGACATCCCGGTGATCGCGCTCTTTCCCTATACCGATCCGGCGCTGCGCGATCCCACCGGCAGCGAGGCCCTGAATGCCCAGAACCTGGTGGCCCGGGCCTGCCGCGCCATCAAGGCGGCGGTGCCCGCCATCGGCATCCTCACCGACGTGGCGCTCGACCCCTACACCTCGCACGGCCATGACGGCGTGCTGGAGGACGGCGTCATCCTCAATGACGAGACGGTGGCGCTGCTGGTGCGCCAGGCCCTGACCCATGCCGCGGCCGGCGCCGACATCGTCGCGCCCTCCGACATGATGGACGGGCGGGTCGGCGCCATCCGCGAGGCGCTCGACGCCGCCGGCTTCGCCGACGTGCAGATCATGGCCTACACCGCCAAATACGCGTCCGCCTTCTACGGGCCGTTCCGCGAGGCGATCGGCACCGCGGTGACGCTGCAGGGCGACAAGCGCACCTACCAGATGGACTATGCCAATTCGGACGAGGCGGTGCGCGAGGCCGAGCTCGACCTCGCCGAGGGCGCCGACATGATCATGGTCAAGCCCGGGCTGCCCTATCTCGACGTGGTGGCGCGCCTCAAGGCCACCTTCGGCCGCCCGACCTTCGCCTACCAGGTCTCGGGCGAATATTCGATGATCATGGCCGCGGCGCAGAACGGCTGGATCGACGGCGACAAGGCGATGATCGAGAGCCTCTACGCCTTCAAGCGCGCCGGCGCCGACGGCATCCTGACCTATTTCGCGCCGCGGGTGGCGGAGAAGCTGAAGAAGGGCTGA
- a CDS encoding DUF6163 family protein yields MSDTETEASGAAWGEYLVWFMRALAVLWLAKGLMHWSIVLGIGEGEETRFLAMPAMTQSATVFFAVFDLVAAVGLWMASAWGGVIWLIAALAHLLLILFMPEIFGPQRPFAVIVAVLVAIYLGLTFLAARAEAAE; encoded by the coding sequence ATGAGCGACACCGAGACCGAGGCTTCCGGCGCCGCCTGGGGCGAATATCTCGTCTGGTTCATGCGCGCTCTCGCCGTGCTGTGGCTGGCCAAGGGGCTGATGCACTGGTCGATCGTGCTCGGCATCGGCGAGGGCGAGGAGACGCGCTTCCTGGCCATGCCGGCCATGACCCAGTCGGCGACCGTGTTCTTCGCGGTGTTCGACCTCGTCGCCGCGGTCGGCCTGTGGATGGCCTCGGCCTGGGGCGGGGTGATCTGGCTGATCGCCGCCCTGGCCCATCTCCTGCTGATCCTGTTCATGCCCGAGATCTTCGGACCCCAGCGCCCCTTCGCCGTGATCGTCGCCGTGCTGGTGGCGATCTATCTCGGCCTGACCTTCCTGGCCGCCCGCGCCGAGGCGGCGGAGTAG
- the bufB gene encoding MNIO family bufferin maturase — MSANASPAAFAAPSLRFPAHPVAGLAPLAGTSFKHEHLPAILADGMPRGFFEVHAENYMGAGGPPHRALETIRRDSPVSLHGVCMSIGGPQPLDAAHLERFRRLVERYEPALVSEHLAWSTHETTYFNDLLPLPYTAATLARVCDHVDAVQDAIRRPMLLENPSTYVLFRESTMSETDFIRAVARRTGCGLLLDVNNVFVSATNHGFSALDYLADFPLARVGEIHLAGHAEQADDEGDLLLIDSHDGPVADAVWKLFEIVTARCGPVPTLVEWDSNIPDWPILRAEASAAQAILDRHAAHASRSQSHAA; from the coding sequence ATGAGCGCAAACGCCAGCCCAGCCGCGTTCGCGGCGCCGTCCCTCCGCTTTCCGGCGCATCCAGTGGCCGGGCTCGCCCCGCTCGCCGGCACGAGCTTCAAGCACGAGCACCTCCCCGCGATCCTGGCCGACGGGATGCCGAGAGGCTTCTTCGAGGTGCATGCGGAGAATTACATGGGCGCCGGCGGTCCGCCGCATCGCGCGCTGGAGACCATCCGCCGCGACAGCCCCGTCTCGCTGCATGGCGTGTGCATGTCGATCGGCGGCCCGCAGCCGCTCGACGCGGCCCATCTCGAGCGCTTCCGCCGCCTGGTCGAGCGCTACGAGCCGGCGCTGGTCTCCGAGCATCTCGCCTGGTCGACGCACGAGACCACCTATTTCAACGATCTCCTGCCGCTGCCCTATACCGCGGCGACGCTGGCGCGCGTCTGCGACCACGTCGACGCGGTTCAGGACGCGATCCGCCGTCCGATGCTGCTCGAGAACCCGTCGACCTATGTCCTGTTTCGCGAGTCGACGATGAGCGAGACCGACTTCATCCGGGCCGTCGCCCGGCGCACCGGATGCGGCCTGCTGCTCGACGTCAACAACGTCTTCGTCTCCGCCACCAACCACGGCTTTTCCGCCCTCGACTATCTCGCCGATTTCCCGCTGGCGCGCGTCGGGGAGATCCATCTGGCCGGCCATGCCGAGCAGGCGGACGACGAGGGCGACCTGCTTCTGATCGACAGCCACGACGGCCCGGTCGCGGACGCGGTGTGGAAGCTCTTCGAGATCGTGACCGCCCGATGCGGGCCGGTGCCGACCCTGGTCGAGTGGGACAGCAACATCCCCGACTGGCCGATCCTGCGAGCCGAGGCGAGCGCCGCGCAGGCGATCCTCGATCGCCACGCGGCGCACGCCTCGCGGAGCCAGAGCCATGCTGCCTGA